In Cuculus canorus isolate bCucCan1 chromosome 8, bCucCan1.pri, whole genome shotgun sequence, a single genomic region encodes these proteins:
- the RGS4 gene encoding LOW QUALITY PROTEIN: regulator of G-protein signaling 4 (The sequence of the model RefSeq protein was modified relative to this genomic sequence to represent the inferred CDS: inserted 1 base in 1 codon; deleted 1 base in 1 codon): MCKGLAALPATCLKSAKDMKHRLGFFLQRSESCDYSSSQDKKERLSQEEVRKWAVSLENLIHNDRGLAAFRAFLKSEYSEENIEFWITCEDYKKTKSPAKLSPKARKIYDEFISVQATKEVNLDSCTREKTSHNILEPTLXCFDEAQRKIFTLMEKDSYRRFLKSPYYLNLVSPPGAGCGPKNCKRSHAHTLDCNSNIISQCA; the protein is encoded by the exons ATGTGCAAGGGACTTGCTGCACTGCCAGCCACTTGCTTAAAAAG TGCCAAAGATATGAAGCATCGTCTGGGCTTCTTTCTGCAGAGGTCAGAATCCTGTGACTACAGCTCTTCCCAGGACAAGAAGGAGAG ACTTAGCCAAGAAGAAGTCAGAAAGTGGGCAGTCTCTTTGGAAAACTTGATCCATAATGACA GAGGACTGGCTGCTTTCCGTGCTTTTCTCAAATCTGAGTACAGTGAGGAAAACATCGAATTCTGGATCACCTGCGAAGACTACAAGAAAACCAAGTCACCAGCCAAGCTCAGCCCCAAGGCCAGAAAGATCTATGATGAGTTCATCTCAGTGCAGGCAACAAAAGAG GTGAACCTGGATTCGTGCACACGAGAGAAG ACAAGCCACAATATCCTGGAGCCTACAC ACTGCTTTGATGAGgctcagagaaaaatatttaccctCATGGAAAAGGATTCTTACCGCCGTTTCCTCAAGTCCCCCTACTACCTCAACTTGGTCAGCCCACCTGGTGCTGGCTGCGGGCccaaaaactgcaaaagaagcCATGCTCACACCTTAGACTGCAACTCCAACATCATTTCTCAGTGTGCCTGA